Proteins from a genomic interval of Chroococcidiopsis thermalis PCC 7203:
- the rnpA gene encoding ribonuclease P protein component produces MGLSKVNRLSSREDFRAVFRAGIRRNSDRMTLRALRMQNATTSVADGKLATATHKVGAPTRIGISISTKVSKKAVVRNRIKRQLRVAFRCLLPRISPGWLLVVIVHPSAARQECVTKQFLQELEQLLVAAEVLNGNS; encoded by the coding sequence TTGGGTTTGTCAAAAGTAAATCGGCTCTCAAGTAGAGAAGACTTTCGCGCCGTATTTCGAGCTGGAATACGGCGCAACAGCGATCGCATGACTTTGAGAGCTTTGCGAATGCAAAATGCCACAACTTCAGTAGCAGATGGCAAGCTAGCCACAGCTACGCATAAAGTAGGTGCGCCTACACGGATCGGTATTTCCATCAGCACAAAAGTGAGTAAAAAAGCAGTCGTTCGCAATCGGATTAAGCGACAACTGCGGGTTGCCTTTCGCTGTCTATTGCCGCGAATTTCACCTGGATGGTTACTGGTAGTTATCGTTCACCCATCAGCAGCACGACAGGAGTGCGTAACCAAACAATTTCTGCAAGAATTAGAGCAGTTATTGGTAGCAGCCGAGGTGCTTAATGGGAATTCGTGA
- the rpmH gene encoding 50S ribosomal protein L34, producing MKRTLEGTNRKRKRTSGFRARMRTPDGQNVIRARRRKGRHRLTV from the coding sequence ATGAAACGCACGCTGGAAGGTACTAACCGCAAAAGAAAGAGAACATCTGGGTTTCGCGCTCGGATGCGTACCCCCGACGGACAAAACGTGATTAGAGCGCGCCGCAGAAAAGGTCGTCATCGCCTCACTGTCTAA
- a CDS encoding DUF2808 domain-containing protein: MRRLLASIAVSGLLLTGLPLVSSAQGTSGFTLWSGVKRENQLPYKLDFGGQTSGWDRYRLRIPQKKLNLAVSQFSISYPDYFKGKFDTDRIEVRIKGDKVPLQEVVWDKENHKVDIYPKEPVPAGSRVELVFSNVKNPSSGGTFYFNCQIQTPGDVPLLRYLGTWIVTIS; this comes from the coding sequence ATGCGTCGCCTACTTGCCTCGATCGCCGTTTCTGGCTTATTACTAACTGGGTTGCCCCTTGTATCATCCGCTCAGGGTACATCAGGATTTACTCTCTGGAGTGGCGTAAAGCGCGAGAATCAACTCCCCTACAAATTAGACTTTGGCGGACAAACTAGCGGCTGGGATCGCTATCGGTTGAGAATTCCACAGAAAAAGCTGAACTTGGCAGTATCGCAGTTTTCTATTTCCTACCCGGACTATTTTAAAGGTAAATTTGACACCGATCGGATTGAGGTGCGGATTAAAGGCGATAAAGTGCCGTTGCAAGAAGTTGTTTGGGATAAGGAAAATCATAAAGTCGATATTTATCCTAAAGAACCCGTTCCAGCTGGTAGCAGAGTGGAATTGGTCTTCTCGAACGTGAAAAATCCTAGCTCTGGTGGTACTTTCTACTTTAACTGTCAGATTCAAACACCTGGAGACGTACCGCTACTGCGCTATCTGGGAACGTGGATCGTTACTATCAGTTAA
- a CDS encoding Re/Si-specific NAD(P)(+) transhydrogenase subunit alpha → MKIAVAKEIEVGERRVALVPDVVARLVKQGVEVWVEAGAGDRAFFSDAAYEAAGAKIVSDPGYLWWEADVLLKVGVPQEREDGRSEVEMLREGAVLISFLNPLGEPAIAKRLAERRISAFSMEMIPRTTRAQSMDALSSQASIAGYKAVLIGAAALPKYFPMLTTAAGTIAPAKVFIIGAGVAGLQAIATARRLGAVVEAFDIRPAVKEEVQSLGAKFVEVQLEEETVAAGGYAKEVSEIAKQRTQQAIAEHVKLSDVVITTAQVPGRKAPILVTEEMVAQMKPGSVVVDLAAEQGGNCACTEPGKDVQRNGVTIIGTIDLPSSVPIHASQLYAKNLLSLVQLMINKEDKSLQLNFEDDIIEAACITHAGEIRNSRVKEALATLVGIGNG, encoded by the coding sequence ATGAAAATAGCGGTGGCAAAAGAAATCGAAGTTGGAGAGCGTCGGGTCGCTCTAGTACCAGATGTCGTTGCCCGATTGGTAAAACAAGGTGTAGAGGTGTGGGTAGAAGCGGGAGCTGGCGATCGCGCTTTCTTCTCGGATGCAGCCTACGAAGCCGCAGGAGCCAAAATCGTTAGCGATCCGGGATATCTGTGGTGGGAAGCAGACGTGTTGCTGAAAGTAGGAGTCCCCCAAGAACGCGAAGATGGACGCTCGGAAGTGGAAATGTTACGGGAAGGAGCTGTATTAATTAGTTTCCTCAATCCCTTGGGAGAACCTGCGATCGCCAAGCGGCTAGCAGAACGGCGAATTTCAGCCTTTAGCATGGAGATGATCCCCCGCACGACTAGAGCGCAGAGCATGGATGCTTTGTCTTCTCAAGCTTCGATCGCGGGTTACAAAGCAGTGCTAATTGGAGCGGCAGCTTTACCCAAGTACTTTCCCATGTTAACAACAGCGGCGGGGACAATCGCCCCAGCCAAAGTATTCATAATTGGTGCGGGAGTAGCAGGATTACAGGCGATCGCCACTGCAAGACGACTGGGAGCAGTTGTAGAAGCTTTTGATATTCGTCCGGCGGTGAAAGAAGAAGTCCAAAGCTTGGGAGCCAAGTTTGTTGAAGTGCAGTTAGAAGAAGAAACTGTAGCTGCTGGCGGCTATGCAAAGGAAGTTTCGGAAATAGCAAAACAGCGCACTCAACAAGCGATCGCGGAACACGTCAAGCTATCAGACGTAGTTATTACCACTGCACAAGTCCCTGGTAGAAAAGCACCGATCCTCGTGACAGAAGAAATGGTAGCGCAGATGAAGCCAGGTTCGGTAGTGGTCGATTTAGCCGCAGAACAAGGCGGGAACTGCGCTTGCACGGAGCCAGGAAAAGACGTACAGCGCAATGGTGTTACCATCATCGGCACGATCGATCTCCCCTCATCCGTACCCATCCACGCCAGCCAGTTGTATGCCAAAAACCTGCTGTCACTGGTGCAGTTGATGATTAATAAAGAAGATAAAAGCCTTCAGCTCAACTTTGAAGACGACATCATCGAAGCAGCCTGTATTACCCACGCTGGAGAAATTCGCAATTCACGGGTAAAGGAAGCCTTGGCAACACTAGTGGGGATTGGTAATGGGTAA
- a CDS encoding NAD(P) transhydrogenase subunit alpha translates to MTEALIAALFVFVLASFAGFEVINKVPPTLHTPLMSGSNAISGIAVIGALLVSGPQESNLSVILGLIAVILATINVVGGFLVTDRMLQMFKKKEVKA, encoded by the coding sequence ATGACAGAAGCTTTAATTGCCGCTTTATTTGTGTTTGTTTTGGCATCGTTTGCAGGATTTGAGGTGATTAATAAAGTCCCGCCGACACTGCACACGCCTTTGATGTCTGGTTCTAACGCAATTTCAGGGATTGCGGTGATCGGTGCTTTGCTGGTTTCTGGTCCTCAAGAATCAAATTTATCAGTGATTTTGGGCTTGATTGCCGTGATTTTAGCCACAATTAACGTTGTCGGTGGTTTTTTAGTCACCGATCGCATGTTGCAAATGTTTAAGAAAAAAGAGGTGAAAGCGTGA